In one Musa acuminata AAA Group cultivar baxijiao chromosome BXJ2-5, Cavendish_Baxijiao_AAA, whole genome shotgun sequence genomic region, the following are encoded:
- the LOC103984140 gene encoding phosphatidylinositol N-acetylglucosaminyltransferase subunit A: MDQQRKHRILMVSDFFYPNFGGVESHIYYLSQCLLKLGHKVVVMTHAYGNRSGVRYVTNGLKVYYVPWRPFLMQNALPTFYGTLPITRTILVREKISIVHGHQAFSTLCHEALMHARTMGYKIIFTDHSLYGFADVGSIHMNKVLQFTLADISQAICVSHTSKENTVLRSGITPERVFVIPNAVDTAMFSPAPNRLSCDEIVIIVVSRLVYRKGADLLVEVIPEVCRLFPNVCFVVGGDGPKRVRLEEMREKYSLQDRVEMLGAVPHSQVRSVLISGHIFLNSSLTEAFCIAILEAASCGLLTVSTRVGGVPEVLPDDMIVLAEPDPGDMVHAIGKAIHMLPNINPHVMHSRMKKLYSWHDVAKRTETVYNCALQSSDENLLQRLPRYLKCGAWAGKLFGLVMIVNFLLWRLLELWQPAESIEEVPELVLVQNEHEEPMQDFVEARD, translated from the exons ATGGATCAACAAAGGAAGCACAGGATTTTGATGGTTTCTGATTTCTTCTACCCAAACTTTGGCGGTGTGGAAAGTCATATCTATTATCTGTCACAATGCTTGCTTAAGCTTGGCCACAAG GTGGTGGTTATGACACATGCATATGGAAACCGTTCTGGAGTTCGGTACGTGACCAATGGTCTGAAAGTTTATTATGTGCCATGGAGACCATTCCTTATGCAGAATGCATTACCAACATTTTATGGAACACTTCCCATCACAAGGACCATTCTTGTTCGTGAGAAGATTTCTATTGTTCATGGACatcaagctttttcaactctttgtCACGAAGCACTGATGCATGCCAGGACCATGGGTTACAAGATTATATTCACAGATCATTCACTCTACGGTTTTGCAGATGTCGGAAGCATTCACATGAATAAGGTGTTGCAGTTTACACTTGCTGACATAAGTCAGGCTATATGTGTTTCTCATACAAGCAAGGAGAACACAGTTTTGAGGTCTGGGATAACACCTGAGAGAGTTTTTGTAATACCTAATGCTGTGGACACTGCTATGTTCAGTCCTGCCCCAAATAGGCTCAGTTGTGATGAAATCGTCATCATTGTTGTGAGTAGATTGGTGTACCGGAAAGGTGCAGATCTCCTTGTTGAGGTCATCCCAGAAGTCTGTCGTCTCTTTCCAAAT GTCTGTTTTGTAGTTGGAGGAGATGGGCCAAAACGTGTGCGGCTAGAAGAGATGAGGGAGAAGTACTCTCTTCAGGATAGAGTTGAAATGTTGGGTGCTGTTCCACATTCTCAAGTGCGATCTGTTCTTATTTCTGGTCATATATTTCTAAACAG TTCTCTTACAGAAGCTTTTTGCATAGCCATTCTGGAAGCTGCTAGCTGTGGATTGCTTACTGTGAGCACAAGAGTTGGAGGTGTCCCAGAG GTCCTTCCGGATGACATGATTGTGCTTGCAGAACCAGACCCAGGGGATATGGTGCATGCTATTGGGAAAGCTATTCACATGCTTCCTAATATCAATCCACATGTCATGCACTCACGG ATGAAAAAACTGTACAGCTGGCATGATGTGGCTAAAAGAACAGAGACCGTGTATAATTGTGCATTACAGTCCTCTGATGAAAATCTGTTGCAACGCCTGCCGCG ataccTGAAATGTGGTGCTTGGGCTGGCAAGCTGTTTGGCTTAGTCATGATTGTCAATTTCCTTCTATGGCGGCTTTTGGAATTATGGCAG CCTGCTGAAAGTATCGAAGAAGTTCCTGAGTTGGTGTTGGTTCAAAATGAGCATGAAGAGCCGATGCAGGACTTTGTTGAAGCTCGAGACTGA
- the LOC103984139 gene encoding E3 ubiquitin-protein ligase SINAT5-like — protein MESDNIECISVSDATVVDDEEVAHVPHPFLKPHGDGSGTVAGGGRSPVMSPATRVHELLECPVCTNSMYPPIHQCHNGHTLCSACKSRVHNRCPTCRQELGDIRCLALEKVAESLELPCRYFSLGCPEIFPYYSKLQHEAWCNFRPYNCPYAGSECSVVGDIPFLVAHLRDDHKVDMHIGSTFNHRYVKSNPREVENATWMLTVFHCYGQYFCLHFEAFQLGVAPVYMTFLRFMGDETEARHYSYSLEVGSSGRKLIWEGTPRSIRDSHRKVRDSHDGLIIQRNMALFFSGGDRKELKLRVTGRIWKEQQNTDPAACIPNPCSS, from the exons ATGGAATCGGACAACATTGAGTGCATCTCGGTGTCGGACGCGACGGTGGTGGACGATGAGGAGGTCGCCCATGTGCCCCACCCCTTCCTGAAGCCACACGGCGATGGAAGCGGGACTGTCGCCGGCGGCGGCCGGTCGCCCGTGATGAGCCCTGCGACCAGGGTGCATGAGTTGCTGGAGTGCCCCGTCTGCACCAACTCGATGTACCCCCCGATCCATCAG TGCCATAATGGACACACTCTATGTTCAGCTTGTAAATCAAGGGTGCATAATCGTTGCCCCACATGTAGGCAAGAGCTTGGAGACATCAGATGTTTGGCATTGGAAAAAGTTGCCGAGTCACTCGAGCTCCCTTGCCGGTATTTCTCATTGGGTTGTCCTGAAATCTTCCCATACTACAGCAAGCTCCAGCATGAAGCTTGGTGTAATTTTAGACCATACAACTGCCCATATGCGGGTTCTGAATGCTCTGTTGTCGGGGATATTCCTTTTCTCGTGGCACATCTGAGGGATGATCACAAGGTAGATATGCACATTGGTTCCACATTCAACCATAGATACGTGAAGTCCAATCCTAGAGAGGTAGAAAATGCCACCTGGATGCTGACT GTGTTTCATTGTTATGGGCAGTATTTCTGTCTCCATTTTGAGGCTTTTCAGCTTGGGGTGGCACCGGTATACATGACCTTCCTCCGTTTCATGGGTGACGAGACTGAAGCAAGGCACTATAGCTACAGCCTCGAGGTTGGTTCGAGTGGCAGGAAACTAATATGGGAAGGTACCCCTCGCAGCATTCGTGACAGCCACCGGAAAGTTCGAGACAGTCATGATGGTCTAATAATTCAGAGGAATATGGCACTCTTCTTCTCTGGCGGAGATAGGAAGGAGCTGAAACTGCGGGTTACCGGTCGCATATGGAAGGAACAGCAGAATACAGACCCTGCAGCGTGCATTCCAAATCCCTGTAGCTCATAA
- the LOC103984135 gene encoding transcription factor bHLH68-like, with the protein MEEKQHAGMRRGVFQSSMVQQMVEGKPTWWWSTNGDMRPPPRPSSSSSSSSSSSSTSSSSRSSSSSSVCPQFSRPSNTPMTSWQDGQGIPESWCQLLFGGFVGEEEKHGLMMPLQTMNCEQQVYPSAPAQIADTEQELCGRGYVHMNEEIHASKSTWSQVLPASSPSSCITTSFSTNVLTFSSKADQLPDTSSECNSIETAPAFKKARLEGSSSPKSNPKVRKEKLGERITALHQIVSPFGKTDTASVLLEAIGYIRFLHSQIEVLSSSYLPAASGDLSQPILNENGMKNGGEQDQECNDEQKKDLRSRGLCLVPVAFMMHVGSGNGADLWAPALGGGFR; encoded by the exons ATGGAGGAGAAACAACATGCAGGCATGAGAAGAGGAGTGTTTCAGAGTTCCATGGTGCAGCAGATGGTGGAAGGAAAACCAACCTGGTGGTGGAGCACGAACGGTGAcatgagaccacctcctcggccctcttcttcttcttcttcttcttcttcttcttcttctacttcttcttcttctcggtcCTCGTCCTCTTCTTCGGTCTGCCCTCAGTTCTCACGGCCTTCTAATACTCCAATGACTTCTTGGCAAGATGGCCAAGGCATACCAGAGTCATGGTGCCAGCTCTTGTT CGGAGGGTTtgtgggagaagaagagaagcatggTTTGATGATGCCTTTGCAGACCATGAACTGTGAGCAACAGGTCTACCCATCAGCTCCTGCACAGATAGCTGACACAGAACAAGAGTTGTGTGGAAGAGGATACGTGCACATGAACGAAGAAATCCACGCCTCTAAATCGACATGGAGCCAAGTCCTACCAGCTTCATCTCCCAGCTCCTGCATCACGACTAGCTTCAGCACCAATGTGTTGACCTTCTCGAGCAAAGCAGATCAGCTCCCGGACACTTCATCTGAG TGCAACAGCATAGAAACTGCTCCAGCATTCAAGAAGGCTAGGCTCGAAGGCTCTTCCTCCCCAAAATCTAATCCCAAG GTGAGGAAGGAGAAGTTAGGGGAGAGAATTACAGCACTTCACCAGATAGTTTCCCCATTTGGAAAG ACAGACACTGCATCCGTATTGCTAGAAGCCATTGGCTACATCAGATTCCTCCACAGTCAAATTGAG GTTCTGAGCTCGTCGTACCTGCCCGCTGCATCAGGAGACCTGAGTCAGCCT ATCTTGAATGAGAATGGCATGAAGAACGGTGGAGAACAAGATCAG GAATGCAATGATGAACAGAAGAAAGACCTCAGGAGTCGAGGGCTCTGCCTCGTCCCTGTCGCCTTCATGATGCATGTAGGGAGTGGTAATGGAGCCGATCTCTGGGCTCCAGCGCTCGGTGGGGGCTTCCGTTGA
- the LOC103984138 gene encoding cyclin-A1-4-like isoform X1: protein MNRRSSITSSTSAAASASAKRPAAMENAAKLATATGEQAKKRVALGNISNQSNVARNPARPLGAKSANKAIPTSSASTVKKGSLTGARDTRLSRSSAVTSATIRPNTNKSSKRSSLPVNNGPKPAAAASLASCIIVESSNFSGDSVSLDETMSTCDLMKSPDVEYIDNGDSSVVASLERRATENLHISEHVAAAGSTSNIDVPTPMEVDNVIDVDTNHNDPQFCTTLACDIYRHLRIAETKKRPSTNFMETIQKDINASMRSILIDWLVEVAEEYRLVPDTLYLTVNYIDRYLSGNEINRQRLQLLGVACMLIAAKYEEICAPQVEEFCYITDNTYFKDEVLEMEADVLKYLKFEMTAPTSKCFLRRFIRAAQGSDEVPALQLEFLACYIAELSLLEYNLFCYAPSIIAASAIFLANFIMQPTKRPWNATLGHYTLYKPSDLSDCVKELHRLFCTSAGNNLPAIREKYSQHKYKFVAKKYCPASIPLDYFQDAVH, encoded by the exons ATGAATCGCCGGTCATCGATCACCTCTTCGACCTCCGCGGCCGCGTCCGCTTCGGCGAAGAGGCCGGCTGCGATGGAGAATGCTGCCAAATTGGCGACAGCTACGGGGGAGCAGGCCAAGAAGAGGGTCGCTCTTGGGAACATCAGCAACCAGAGCAATGTGGCACGTAACCCTGCTCGGCCGCTCGGGGCTAAGAGTGCCAAT AAGGCCATTCCAACAAGTTCAGCGTCAACAGTGAAAAAGGGATCTCTGACTGGTGCTCGTGATACAAGATTGAGTCGAAGTTCTGCAGTTACTTCAGCCACCATTAGACCAAATACAAACAAATCCAGCAAGAGAAGTTCGCTTCCTGTCAACAATGGACCTAAGCCTGCAGCTGCTGCCAGTCTCGCATCCTGCATTATAGTTGAGTCCTCTAATTTCTCGGGAGATTCTGTTTCTTTGGATGAAACAATGTCAACATGTGACTTGATGAAAAGTCCCGACGTGGAGTATATAGACAACGGAGATTCTTCAGTCGTAGCTTCTCTGGAAAGACGAGCAACTGAAAACCTACACATATCTGAGCATGTAGCTGCAGCAG GTTCCACATCAAATATTGATGTTCCTACACCGATGGAAGTCGACAATGTCATTGATGTCGATACAAACCACAATGATCCACAATTTTGTACCACACTTGCTTGTGATATCTACAGACATTTGCGCATAGCTGAG ACTAAGAAAAGACCTTCTACGAATTTCATGGAAACAATTCAGAAGGACATAAATGCAAGCATGCGTTCAATTCTAATAGATTGGCTTGTAGAG GTTGCAGAAGAATATCGCCTGGTACCTGATACATTATATTTGACTGTTAATTACATCGATCGATATCTCTCTGGAAATGAGATAAACCGCCAGCGATTACAACTTCTTGGTGTTGCTTGTATGCTTATTGCTGC AAAATACGAAGAAATATGTGCTCCACAAGTTGAAGAGTTCTGTTATATTACTGATAACACATACTTCAAGGATGAG GTTTTGGAAATGGAAGCCGATGTTTTGAAGTACTTGAAATTTGAAATGACAGCTCCAACTTCTAAGTGTTTCTTGAG GAGATTCATTCGTGCAGCACAAGGATCTGACGAG GTTCCAGCATTGCAACTTGAGTTTCTCGCCTGTTATATCGCAGAGCTGTCGCTTCTAGAGTACAATTTGTTCTGCTATGCTCCGTCGATCATAGCGGCCTCTGCTATCTTTTTGGCCAATTTCATAATGCAACCGACAAAGAGACCCTGG AATGCTACACTTGGTCATTACACACTGTATAAACCATCTGATCTCTCCGACTGCGTGAAGGAGTTGCATCGCCTTTTCTGTACTAGCGCAGGCAATAACCTACCGGCAATCAGGGAAAAGTACAGTCAGCACAAG TACAAATTTGTTGCCAAGAAGTACTGCCCTGCTTCCATACCTTTAGATTATTTCCAAGATGCGGTGCATTAG
- the LOC103984136 gene encoding putative pentatricopeptide repeat-containing protein At3g15200, which produces MCYSRLTKSRVLFLAATPVILDQLLLVNQNHVLKQTFTTIASSNTSYVQDALWNHCALFRIPLYFSQNIGIHSFISLQNIYANGFLGTSMQSRLRLSSSASEVCVSLPSTDGLASDNGPSARDAMMIQKILKSHENSTELPSVLDKCNIQLTEDLVVNVLRRHRSDWKPAMSFFNWASMQNDYKHGSRAYNEMLGILGRMKQIGLMRQTFDEIPRDIDPSIINDKTFAILMNRYAGTHKVEEAIEIFYKRREYGFELDMIGFQTLLMSLCRYKHVEEAEALFLQKQDEFPPVIKSRNIILNGWCVLGSLRETKRVWNDIISSGCKPDLFTYGIFINALTKAGKLGSAVNLFTSMWKKGCNPDVTICNCIIDALCFKKRIPQALEIFSEMNERGCLPDVATYNSLIKHLCKIRRMQKVHELLDDMEQKGCLPNTITYSYILKTMEKPEEVSPLLLRMERTGCRIDADTYNLILNLYLHWNYQQGVRSVWAEMKRSGLGPDQRSYTVRIHRLHSQGKLDEALEFYSEMRSKGMTPEPRTRLLVKAIHLNREKGDNSSHNSNNDAKKMNLQVNSLKNSS; this is translated from the exons ATGTGTTACTCGAGGCTCACCAAGTCCAGGGTTCTATTTTTGGCTGCGACTCCTGTCATCCTTG ATCAATTGCTACTCGTCAACCAAAATCATGTGCTCAAACAGACATTTACAACCATAGCATCAAGCAACACCTCATACGTCCAAGACGCATTGTGGAACCATTGTGCTCTGTTTAGAATACCACTGTACTTCTCGCAGAATATCGGAATTCATTCCTTTATTTCATTGCAAAACATATATGCAAACGGTTTCCTGGGCACTTCTATGCAATCTAGACTACGTCTTTCAAGTTCAGCATCAGAAGTGTGTGTTTCATTGCCCTCCACCGATGGCTTGGCATCTGATAATGGTCCAAGTGCTAGAGATGCTATGATGATCCAAAAGATACTAAAGTCTCATGAGAACAGCACTGAGCTTCCATCGGTTCTTGATAAATGTAATATTCAGTTAACCGAAGACCTAGTTGTGAATGTTCTTCGGAGGCACCGCTCTGATTGGAAGCCTGCCATGTCTTTTTTTAATTGGGCTTCTATGCAAAATGATTATAAGCATGGATCAAGAGCTTACAATGAGATGCTTGGCATTCTTGGTAGGATGAAGCAAATTGGGCTAATGAGGCAAACTTTTGATGAGATTCCAAGAGATATAGATCCATCCATCATTAATGACAAAACTTTTGCAATTCTTATGAATAGATATGCAGGCACCCATAAGGTAGAAGAAGCTATAGAAATATTCTACAAGAGGAGAGAATATGGCTTTGAGCTTGATATGATCGGCTTCCAGACACTTCTGATGTCCCTCTGCAGATATAAACATGTTGAGGAAGCAGAAGCTCTGTTTCTTCAGAAACAAGATGAGTTCCCACCTGTTATAAAGAGCAGAAATATCATCCTTAATGGTTGGTGTGTGCTGGGAAGCTTACGCGAAACTAAGAGAGTTTGGAATGACATAATCTCTTCTGGCTGCAAACCAGATTTGTTCACCTATGGCATCTTCATTAATGCTTTAACAAAAGCTGGAAAGCTTGGTTCTGCTGTGAATTTATTTACATCCATGTGGAAGAAGGGGTGCAATCCAGATGTTACAATTTGCAATTGCATCATTGATGCATTATGCTTTAAGAAGAGAATCCCGCAAGCCCTCGAGATATTTAGTGAAATGAATGAGCGTGGTTGCCTTCCAGATGTAGCAACCTATAACTCTCTCATCAAACATCTATGTAAGATCAGGAGGATGCAGAAAGTACATGAGCTGTTGGATGACATGGAACAAAAGGGTTGCCTCCCAAACACCATAACTTACTCTTACATTTTGAAAACAATGGAAAAACCTGAAGAGGTTTCCCCTTTGTTGTTGAGAATGGAAAGGACTGGCTGCAGAATTGATGCTGACACTTACAATTTGATCCTGAATCTTTATTTGCACTGGAATTATCAGCAGGGTGTTAGATCTGTATGGGCTGAAATGAAGAGGAGCGGGTTAGGTCCTGATCAGCGGTCTTACACAGTAAGGATTCATAGACTTCACAGTCAGGGAAAGCTAGATGAGGCATTGGAATTCTACAGTGAAATGAGATCAAAAGGAATGACTCCAGAGCCTAGGACAAGGTTATTAGTGAAAGCAATCCATTTAAACAGAGAGAAGGGGGATAATTCATCACACAACTCCAATAATGATGCTAAGAAGATGAATTTGCAAGTAAATTCACTCAAGAATTCTTCCTAA
- the LOC103984137 gene encoding serine/threonine-protein kinase RHS3, translated as MSSVERVSSKDKQVNSIAPTCMDSTRSTETGNNVEVHTSPCQSPRPPASLDSVSSKASHKKNLEPIIKNGTNVLKNPPRSPKCYPNPSPNATLPMIFETASSSSSTSTSMGTSTTTVTTKSSDAKLSDSCTTVNRGSNSSNRSDSIESANSAPIKRHTGGDCRWEAIQLANARESPVGIGHFRLLKRLGYGDIGSVYLVDLRGTGTYFAMKVMDKASIVSRNKLLRAQTEREILSMLDHPFLPTLYSHFETEKFYCLVMEYCSGGNLHSLRQKQPNKYFSEQAARFFASEVLLALEYLHMLGIVYRDLKPENVLVREEGHIMLSDFDLSLRCSVDPTLVKSTSGRTSSSSFTNSMLDSEHVVQSCIQPSTFFPRILPKRNRKSKSDFGISNGSNLEFMAEPTHARSMSFVGTHEYLAPEIIRGEGHGSAVDWWTFGIFLYELLHGTTPFKGSGNRATLHNVVGQPLRFPESPLVSLVARDLIQGLLVKDPQKRIAYHRGATEIKQHPFFDGINWALVRSMTPPHIPDPVNYNQFVSKEKKGSESGLSGSSANKGSSNDSSYLDFEYF; from the exons ATGAGCTCCGTAG AAAGAGTATCGTCTAAAGACAAACAAGTGAATTCAATAGCACCCACATGTATGGACTCAACAAGAAGCACAGAGACTGGAAATAATGTTGAAGTGCACACAAGTCCATGCCAAAGTCCTAGACCACCTGCAAGTTTGGATTCAGTATCATCGAAAGCATCACATAAAAAAAATTTGGAACCAATCATCAAGAATGGGACAAATGTGTTGAAGAATCCACCTCGAAGCCCAAAATGCTACCCAAATCCAAGTCCTAACGCCACATTGCCAATGATTTTTGAAACTGCTTCATCCTCATCCTCTACCTCAACCTCGATgggaacatcaaccacaacagtgACCACAAAGAGTAGTGATGCAAAACTTAGTGACTCCTGCACAACTGTTAATCGAGGTAGCAACAGTAGCAATAGAAGTGACAGCATTGAAAGTGCCAATTCTGCCCCTATTAAACGGCACACTGGAGGTGATTGTCGTTGGGAGGCCATTCAATTGGCCAATGCGAGAGAATCCCCTGTTGGCATAGGTCATTTTAGACTTCTTAAGCGCCTTGGTTATGGTGACATCGGCAGTGTTTATCTTGTTGATCTTAGAGGAACTGGTACATACTTTGCAATGAAAGTGATGGACAAGGCCTCAATAGTTAGCAGGAATAAGCTACTCCGGGCACAAACTGAAAGGGAAATACTCAGCATGCTTGACCACCCGTTCTTGCCGACTCTGTATTCTCATTTTGAGACAGAAAAGTTCTACTGCTTAGTTATGGAGTACTGCAGCGGTGGCAATCTCCATTCTCTTCGGCAGAAGCAGCCTAATAAATATTTCAGCGAGCAAGCTGCTAG ATTTTTTGCATCTGAGGTGTTGCTTGCACTTGAGTACTTGCACATGCTAGGTATCGTGTACAGAGACTTGAAGCCTGAAAATGTTCTTGTAAGGGAGGAGGGCCATATTATGCTGTCAGACTTTGATCTCTCACTGCGATGCTCTGTTGATCCAACACTAGTCAAATCCACGTCTGGTCGCACAAGCAGTAGTAGTTTTACTAACAGTATGCTTGACAGCGAGCACGTCGTACAGAGTTGCATCCAGCCATCAACATTCTTCCCTCGGATACTCCCCAAAAGAAATCGGAAATCTAAATCGGATTTTGGCATTAGCAACGGATCCAACTTGGAGTTCATGGCTGAGCCAACACATGCCAGATCAATGTCATTCGTTGGGACTCATGAGTATCTGGCACCGGAAATTATTCGAGGTGAGGGACATGGCAGTGCAGTGGATTGGTGGACATTTGGTATCTTCCTCTATGAACTTTTGCATGGGACAACCCCTTTCAAAGGCTCAGGTAACCGTGCCACACTTCATAATGTGGTAGGGCAGCCCCTGAGGTTTCCGGAGTCCCCTCTTGTGAGCCTGGTTGCTCGGGACCTCATACAAGGCCTACTTGTCAAGGACCCTCAAAAACGAATTGCATATCATAGAGGTGCCACAGAAATTAAGCAACATCCATTCTTCGATGGTATAAATTGGGCTTTGGTGAGAAGCATGACGCCACCACATATTCCTGATCCGGTCAACTATAATCAATTCGTGAGTAAAGAGAAGAAGGGCTCTGAAAGTGGCCTTTCTGGGAGTAGTGCAAACAAGGGCAGTTCAAATGATTCTTCCTATCTTGATTTTGAGTATTTctag
- the LOC103984138 gene encoding cyclin-A1-4-like isoform X2: MNRRSSITSSTSAAASASAKRPAAMENAAKLATATGEQAKKRVALGNISNQSNVARNPARPLGAKSANAIPTSSASTVKKGSLTGARDTRLSRSSAVTSATIRPNTNKSSKRSSLPVNNGPKPAAAASLASCIIVESSNFSGDSVSLDETMSTCDLMKSPDVEYIDNGDSSVVASLERRATENLHISEHVAAAGSTSNIDVPTPMEVDNVIDVDTNHNDPQFCTTLACDIYRHLRIAETKKRPSTNFMETIQKDINASMRSILIDWLVEVAEEYRLVPDTLYLTVNYIDRYLSGNEINRQRLQLLGVACMLIAAKYEEICAPQVEEFCYITDNTYFKDEVLEMEADVLKYLKFEMTAPTSKCFLRRFIRAAQGSDEVPALQLEFLACYIAELSLLEYNLFCYAPSIIAASAIFLANFIMQPTKRPWNATLGHYTLYKPSDLSDCVKELHRLFCTSAGNNLPAIREKYSQHKYKFVAKKYCPASIPLDYFQDAVH, encoded by the exons ATGAATCGCCGGTCATCGATCACCTCTTCGACCTCCGCGGCCGCGTCCGCTTCGGCGAAGAGGCCGGCTGCGATGGAGAATGCTGCCAAATTGGCGACAGCTACGGGGGAGCAGGCCAAGAAGAGGGTCGCTCTTGGGAACATCAGCAACCAGAGCAATGTGGCACGTAACCCTGCTCGGCCGCTCGGGGCTAAGAGTGCCAAT GCCATTCCAACAAGTTCAGCGTCAACAGTGAAAAAGGGATCTCTGACTGGTGCTCGTGATACAAGATTGAGTCGAAGTTCTGCAGTTACTTCAGCCACCATTAGACCAAATACAAACAAATCCAGCAAGAGAAGTTCGCTTCCTGTCAACAATGGACCTAAGCCTGCAGCTGCTGCCAGTCTCGCATCCTGCATTATAGTTGAGTCCTCTAATTTCTCGGGAGATTCTGTTTCTTTGGATGAAACAATGTCAACATGTGACTTGATGAAAAGTCCCGACGTGGAGTATATAGACAACGGAGATTCTTCAGTCGTAGCTTCTCTGGAAAGACGAGCAACTGAAAACCTACACATATCTGAGCATGTAGCTGCAGCAG GTTCCACATCAAATATTGATGTTCCTACACCGATGGAAGTCGACAATGTCATTGATGTCGATACAAACCACAATGATCCACAATTTTGTACCACACTTGCTTGTGATATCTACAGACATTTGCGCATAGCTGAG ACTAAGAAAAGACCTTCTACGAATTTCATGGAAACAATTCAGAAGGACATAAATGCAAGCATGCGTTCAATTCTAATAGATTGGCTTGTAGAG GTTGCAGAAGAATATCGCCTGGTACCTGATACATTATATTTGACTGTTAATTACATCGATCGATATCTCTCTGGAAATGAGATAAACCGCCAGCGATTACAACTTCTTGGTGTTGCTTGTATGCTTATTGCTGC AAAATACGAAGAAATATGTGCTCCACAAGTTGAAGAGTTCTGTTATATTACTGATAACACATACTTCAAGGATGAG GTTTTGGAAATGGAAGCCGATGTTTTGAAGTACTTGAAATTTGAAATGACAGCTCCAACTTCTAAGTGTTTCTTGAG GAGATTCATTCGTGCAGCACAAGGATCTGACGAG GTTCCAGCATTGCAACTTGAGTTTCTCGCCTGTTATATCGCAGAGCTGTCGCTTCTAGAGTACAATTTGTTCTGCTATGCTCCGTCGATCATAGCGGCCTCTGCTATCTTTTTGGCCAATTTCATAATGCAACCGACAAAGAGACCCTGG AATGCTACACTTGGTCATTACACACTGTATAAACCATCTGATCTCTCCGACTGCGTGAAGGAGTTGCATCGCCTTTTCTGTACTAGCGCAGGCAATAACCTACCGGCAATCAGGGAAAAGTACAGTCAGCACAAG TACAAATTTGTTGCCAAGAAGTACTGCCCTGCTTCCATACCTTTAGATTATTTCCAAGATGCGGTGCATTAG